In one Brevibacillus composti genomic region, the following are encoded:
- a CDS encoding class I SAM-dependent DNA methyltransferase has translation MATANIGFEEKLWSMADKLRGSMDAAEYKHVALGLLFLKYVSDAFEEKYEALKHEPYADPEDRDEYVAANIFWVPKEARWSYIKDNAKKPEIGQIIDNAMIAIEKENPSLKGVLPKDYARPALDKTRLGEVIDLFSFKVGDEASRSKDVLGRVYEYFLSKFASAEGKNGGEFYTPNSVVRLLVEMIQPFKGRVYDPCCGSGGMFVQSEKFVEEHQGRIGDIAVYGQESNPTTWKLCKMNLAIRGIDGNLGAHHADTFHNDLHKNLKADYILANPPFNISDWGGERLTEDARWTYGIPPAGNANYAWIQHIVNKLAPSGVAGFVLANGSMSTSTTAELEIRTKLVNADLVDCIVTLPGQLFYSTQIPVCLWFIAKNKAPKGLRDRRGEILFIDARKMGHMVDRTHRELSTEDIRKIADTYHAWRGQAEAGTYEDVKGFCKAAKLAEVQEHEYILTPGRYVGIEDVEEDSEPFEDKMARLTAELAEQFAKSRELEEEIRKRLGGIGFEI, from the coding sequence ATGGCAACAGCGAACATCGGATTCGAAGAAAAATTATGGAGCATGGCCGACAAACTGCGCGGCAGCATGGATGCGGCGGAATACAAGCATGTGGCGCTCGGGCTGCTCTTTCTGAAATACGTCTCGGACGCTTTCGAGGAAAAATACGAAGCACTGAAACATGAGCCGTACGCCGATCCGGAAGACCGGGATGAATACGTGGCGGCAAATATATTCTGGGTGCCAAAGGAAGCGCGCTGGAGCTACATCAAGGACAATGCCAAGAAACCGGAAATCGGCCAGATCATCGACAACGCCATGATTGCGATCGAAAAAGAGAATCCTTCGCTCAAAGGGGTGCTGCCGAAAGATTACGCCCGCCCGGCACTGGACAAAACCCGTCTCGGCGAGGTGATCGACCTGTTTTCGTTTAAAGTCGGGGATGAAGCGAGCCGTTCAAAAGATGTGCTTGGCCGGGTATACGAGTACTTCCTGAGCAAATTCGCCAGTGCGGAAGGGAAAAACGGAGGCGAGTTCTACACGCCGAACAGCGTCGTCCGGTTGCTCGTCGAAATGATCCAGCCGTTCAAGGGGCGCGTGTACGACCCGTGCTGCGGTTCTGGCGGCATGTTCGTGCAAAGCGAAAAGTTCGTCGAGGAGCATCAGGGGCGGATCGGCGATATTGCGGTATACGGACAAGAGTCCAATCCGACGACATGGAAACTGTGCAAAATGAACCTGGCGATTCGCGGTATCGACGGCAATCTGGGCGCGCATCATGCGGATACGTTTCACAACGATTTACATAAAAATCTGAAGGCCGATTACATTCTGGCCAATCCGCCCTTTAACATCAGCGACTGGGGCGGCGAACGGCTGACGGAAGATGCGCGCTGGACCTACGGAATTCCGCCCGCCGGAAATGCGAACTATGCCTGGATTCAGCATATCGTGAACAAGCTGGCGCCGAGCGGTGTGGCTGGCTTTGTACTGGCGAACGGATCGATGTCGACCAGCACGACAGCGGAGTTGGAGATTCGCACCAAGCTGGTCAATGCGGATCTGGTCGATTGCATCGTCACCTTGCCGGGGCAGTTGTTTTACTCGACACAGATTCCGGTGTGCCTCTGGTTTATCGCCAAGAATAAAGCACCGAAAGGACTTCGCGATCGCCGCGGGGAAATTCTGTTTATCGATGCCCGTAAGATGGGGCATATGGTAGACCGGACGCATCGCGAGCTGAGTACGGAAGATATCCGCAAGATCGCCGATACGTACCACGCCTGGCGCGGTCAAGCGGAAGCGGGGACTTATGAGGATGTGAAAGGTTTTTGCAAAGCGGCGAAGCTGGCGGAGGTGCAGGAGCATGAGTACATCTTGACGCCGGGGCGGTATGTCGGGATCGAAGATGTGGAAGAGGATAGCGAGCCGTTTGAGGACAAGATGGCGAGGCTGACAGCGGAATTGGCAGAGCAGTTTGCCAAGTCACGGGAGTTGGAGGAAGAGATTCGGAAGCGGCTTGGGGGGATTGGGTTTGAAATATAA
- a CDS encoding restriction endonuclease subunit S — translation MIETFWHICLLHDISTRDQLLREAIRVIRTKQLFEQQGLSDIELSTDPDMLFQWMKERVGERELGHFPGDRDLFFKLYHAGKDMDLLEYALQTMQQDRVTGGIIAHPGIVERFFDMCSRQQCRSILIAEAEKYIKGFVEMKSRIQPFSITLLTESYMIGRLFKTYFTSCTNVNVIQASIYQPLPLDEKYGAILSMPHFGLKMNDDVLSIRESESAAVGHLLPLLQNGGRISVTLPARMMFQSGAIGDWRKLINESAPVQSIYSLPDGLFRPFTSVKTYQVEFGKAAPDQVILGRLQLEKSRLVTERELTIHPDQFQNLDNWRIDLLLDEDQDTLRTFQQAAIPKVKLRDVADIFRGKSILKQDLRSGNIRVLNISNIENGEVMLDQLETIDEEERKVKRYEILPGDLVMTCRGTVNKLAVFPETDHIVIASANILVIRFQKQINSYFAKIFLESPIGIALLQSYQRGTTVMNLNPNDIAEIEIPMTTEEIQLSIVERYKQEKEIYLTSIQAATSRWRQEKEEIYSKLYGLITSN, via the coding sequence TTGATAGAAACGTTCTGGCATATCTGCTTGCTTCATGATATCTCCACCCGCGATCAGTTGCTCCGCGAAGCAATCCGTGTGATCCGGACAAAGCAGTTATTCGAACAACAGGGACTATCGGACATCGAGCTATCAACAGATCCTGACATGCTTTTTCAATGGATGAAGGAACGCGTCGGAGAAAGAGAGCTTGGACATTTTCCAGGAGATCGGGATTTATTCTTTAAACTATATCATGCAGGCAAGGATATGGACTTATTGGAATACGCCCTGCAGACTATGCAGCAGGACCGGGTTACAGGCGGGATTATCGCCCATCCAGGGATCGTCGAGCGGTTTTTTGACATGTGCAGCCGCCAGCAATGCCGATCCATTCTGATTGCGGAAGCGGAGAAGTACATAAAAGGGTTTGTGGAGATGAAAAGCCGCATTCAGCCTTTTTCGATCACGTTGCTTACGGAAAGTTACATGATCGGCAGGCTGTTTAAGACCTATTTCACGTCCTGTACGAATGTCAATGTCATCCAAGCGTCAATCTATCAGCCGCTCCCTCTGGATGAGAAGTATGGAGCGATTCTCTCGATGCCGCATTTTGGCTTGAAAATGAATGATGATGTTCTATCGATTCGGGAGTCTGAGAGTGCTGCGGTGGGCCACCTCCTTCCTCTTTTGCAGAATGGTGGCAGAATTAGCGTAACCTTGCCTGCTCGAATGATGTTTCAATCCGGTGCGATAGGAGACTGGCGAAAGCTAATCAATGAATCGGCCCCCGTGCAATCGATCTATTCGCTCCCGGACGGATTGTTTCGTCCATTCACGTCAGTCAAGACGTATCAGGTGGAGTTCGGCAAAGCGGCACCAGACCAAGTTATACTTGGGCGACTGCAACTGGAGAAATCGAGGCTAGTCACGGAACGGGAATTAACCATCCATCCTGATCAGTTTCAGAACCTGGATAACTGGCGGATTGATTTACTTCTGGACGAAGATCAGGATACATTACGTACGTTTCAACAAGCCGCCATACCCAAAGTGAAGTTACGTGATGTAGCGGACATCTTCCGGGGGAAGTCTATTTTGAAGCAGGATTTAAGATCTGGAAATATAAGGGTATTAAATATTTCAAACATAGAAAACGGAGAAGTGATGCTCGATCAGTTGGAAACAATTGACGAGGAAGAACGGAAAGTGAAACGATACGAAATTCTCCCTGGGGACCTGGTGATGACATGCCGGGGAACGGTTAATAAATTGGCAGTTTTTCCGGAAACAGATCATATCGTGATCGCCTCGGCGAACATTCTCGTCATACGTTTTCAGAAGCAGATTAACAGCTATTTTGCCAAAATATTTCTCGAAAGTCCGATTGGGATTGCGCTGTTACAGAGCTACCAACGTGGAACGACAGTGATGAATCTTAATCCAAATGATATCGCAGAGATAGAAATACCTATGACCACTGAAGAGATTCAATTATCAATCGTAGAAAGATATAAACAAGAAAAAGAAATCTACCTTACATCGATTCAAGCAGCAACAAGTCGATGGAGGCAAGAAAAAGAGGAAATATACAGCAAATTGTATGGTTTGATAACAAGTAATTGA
- a CDS encoding restriction endonuclease subunit S, whose protein sequence is MKYKIRELCKRITSGGTPSRTEQEKYFVDGTINWVKTQELRDCNVNETEEKITEIALKESSAKLLPRNTVSMAMYGATVGKLGILKTEMATNQACCNMVVEESKADYKFLFYSLLNNRKKIISLANGAAQQNLNLSIIGDFEIDWFPLEEQREISGILSAMDAKIELNNAINKNLEEMAQTLFKRWFVDFEFPNENGEPYKSSGGEFEESELGLIPKGWKVGRSTDIFDVLSGGTPKTSNPEYWNGVIPFFTPKDCLNSFYVINTEKTITEVGLNNCNSKLYKTDTVFITARGTVGKVSIAGRDMAMNQSCYALIAKNGFTQKYIFLQTKQMISALQKNANGAVFDAITVSTFQNLKTLVPNIQLVRKFDEVINNIFLLILEKTNEIQYLQGLRDTLLPKLMSGEIRVPVEQEYSHETQLPMVAENTSEYKPVT, encoded by the coding sequence TTGAAATATAAGATAAGGGAATTATGTAAGAGAATCACTAGTGGCGGAACCCCTTCCCGGACGGAGCAAGAAAAGTATTTTGTAGATGGAACTATTAACTGGGTTAAAACGCAGGAATTGAGGGACTGTAATGTAAATGAAACCGAAGAGAAGATTACAGAAATCGCTTTAAAAGAATCTTCGGCTAAGCTATTACCTAGAAATACGGTATCCATGGCTATGTATGGGGCTACAGTTGGCAAACTAGGCATTTTGAAAACTGAAATGGCTACGAATCAAGCGTGCTGTAATATGGTTGTAGAAGAATCAAAAGCAGATTATAAATTTCTGTTCTATTCGCTATTAAATAATAGAAAGAAAATTATAAGTTTGGCTAACGGTGCGGCGCAACAAAACCTGAATCTTTCAATCATCGGCGATTTCGAAATTGATTGGTTTCCACTAGAGGAGCAACGCGAAATCTCTGGAATATTATCCGCTATGGATGCCAAAATCGAACTCAACAACGCCATCAACAAAAACCTCGAAGAAATGGCCCAAACCCTTTTTAAACGCTGGTTTGTGGACTTTGAGTTTCCGAATGAAAATGGAGAACCGTATAAGTCCAGTGGAGGTGAGTTTGAAGAAAGTGAGTTGGGGTTGATTCCAAAGGGGTGGAAAGTTGGTAGATCAACAGATATATTCGATGTACTAAGTGGAGGCACACCCAAAACAAGTAATCCTGAATATTGGAATGGAGTTATACCGTTCTTCACTCCAAAAGATTGTTTAAACTCGTTTTATGTAATTAATACAGAGAAAACGATAACAGAGGTAGGCTTGAATAATTGCAATAGTAAGTTATACAAAACTGATACAGTTTTCATTACTGCCAGGGGGACAGTTGGGAAAGTCAGTATTGCGGGAAGGGATATGGCGATGAACCAATCTTGCTATGCGTTAATAGCAAAGAATGGTTTTACACAAAAGTACATCTTCCTTCAGACCAAACAAATGATAAGTGCCTTGCAAAAGAATGCCAACGGTGCGGTGTTTGATGCAATAACAGTCTCTACATTTCAAAATTTAAAAACTCTCGTACCTAATATTCAGTTGGTAAGAAAATTTGATGAAGTTATTAATAATATTTTTTTGTTGATTCTTGAAAAAACTAATGAAATTCAATATCTACAAGGTTTACGCGACACCCTCCTCCCCAAACTCATGTCCGGAGAAATTCGAGTACCGGTAGAACAAGAATACTCACACGAAACCCAACTGCCAATGGTTGCAGAAAACACGTCAGAATACAAACCCGTTACCTGA
- a CDS encoding type I restriction endonuclease subunit R has product MAYYTTSYTESDLEQAALEWFEELNYDKAYGPEISPEGEYPERQSYHEVILKDRLRDALLRINKHLPREAIEEAIRIIEVPRSPSLLINNKAFQKMITDGIDVQYQAANGEYPTEKVWLFDTDPDRIDNNDFLVVNQFTVIENQGEKRPDVVVFVNGLPIAVLELKSASNEEVGISEAYNQVQTYKSAIPSLFTYNSFLVISDGVNARVGTLTANEDRFMMWRTIDGEDVAPSSLPQLEVLIKGMFEKSRLIDIIKHFVLFQTDGEQLYKILAGYHQYHATNKAIASTLRATMDEGDRKIGVIWHTQGSGKSLSMVFYAGKLVLTLNNPTIVVVTDRNDLDDQLFGTFSKSKDLLRQTPQQAENRSHLRELLKVESGGIIFTTVHKFTPDENEDKYPVLTERSNVIVIADEAHRSQYGFQAEMAVGDDEAAIKYGYAKYMRDALPNASYIGFTGTPVELTDKNTPAVFGDYIDIYDMTRAVEDGTTVKIYYESRIARLELAESEKPVIDSEYEEITEYQEYTQRERLKSRWARLEALAGAEKRVKKVARDVVDHFEQRQNAGFGKAMIVVMSRRIAIDMYKAIVALRPDWHSDDDNEGKIKIVMTGSSSDPAEWQPYIGNKRRREHLAKRMKDVNDPLQIVIVRDMWLTGFDVPSMNTMYIDKPMKGHNLMQAIARVNRVFRDKPGGLIVDYIGIADMLKSALQQYTENDRKTAGIDTDQAVDYMMERLQLIRELLHGYDYSKFASEKSSERMKAIVETVDYVLGLGDERKRNFLNWTTELARAYSLCATTASAEQVHVEISFFKAVKSGIVKLITTENKKKTTNELDAELNQLISKSIVSDEVVDILEAVGLQKPNIAILSDEFLEHVRGLKQKNLAVELLRRLLQGKVKAVSRTSLVQSRKFSEMLEEAVRKYNNRTIETTQIIEELIQMAKDMNAAMKRGEDLGLIKEELAFYDALSSNESAKELMGDIMLKQIAHELTLAIKKNIKVDWTLRENVRAQMRVTVKKLLKKYGYPPDLEQMAIDLVLQQAELMAQAEAAEL; this is encoded by the coding sequence GTGGCCTACTACACCACATCCTACACCGAAAGCGACCTGGAACAAGCCGCGCTGGAATGGTTTGAGGAGTTGAACTACGACAAAGCGTACGGCCCTGAAATCTCACCCGAAGGAGAATATCCCGAGCGGCAGTCTTACCACGAAGTCATCCTGAAAGACCGCCTTCGGGATGCGCTGCTCCGCATCAATAAGCATTTGCCGCGCGAGGCGATTGAGGAAGCGATCCGCATCATCGAAGTGCCGCGAAGCCCGAGCCTTTTGATCAATAACAAAGCGTTTCAAAAGATGATCACCGACGGGATCGACGTCCAGTACCAGGCAGCAAACGGCGAGTATCCAACGGAAAAAGTCTGGTTGTTCGACACAGACCCGGATCGTATTGATAACAATGACTTTCTCGTGGTCAACCAGTTTACGGTGATAGAGAATCAGGGAGAAAAGCGGCCGGATGTGGTTGTTTTCGTAAACGGTCTTCCGATCGCCGTCCTGGAACTGAAAAGTGCTTCAAACGAAGAAGTCGGCATCAGTGAAGCGTACAATCAGGTACAGACCTATAAAAGCGCGATTCCCTCGCTCTTTACCTATAATTCCTTCCTGGTGATCAGCGACGGCGTGAATGCCCGGGTCGGCACGCTCACGGCAAACGAGGATCGGTTTATGATGTGGCGCACCATCGATGGCGAAGACGTGGCGCCTTCCTCCCTGCCCCAACTGGAAGTGCTGATCAAAGGGATGTTTGAAAAAAGCCGCCTGATCGACATCATCAAGCATTTCGTGCTGTTTCAGACCGACGGGGAACAACTCTACAAAATACTGGCCGGGTACCACCAATACCATGCCACCAATAAAGCAATTGCGAGTACGCTGCGAGCCACGATGGACGAAGGGGACCGGAAAATCGGCGTCATCTGGCACACGCAAGGATCGGGGAAAAGCCTGTCCATGGTCTTCTATGCCGGAAAGCTCGTCTTGACCCTGAACAACCCGACGATCGTGGTGGTGACGGATCGCAATGACCTGGATGATCAATTATTTGGTACGTTCAGCAAATCGAAGGATCTGCTTCGGCAAACGCCGCAGCAAGCGGAAAATCGCAGTCATTTGCGAGAACTCCTGAAGGTGGAGTCGGGCGGAATCATCTTTACGACGGTACACAAGTTCACCCCTGATGAAAATGAAGACAAGTATCCGGTACTGACGGAACGCAGCAACGTCATCGTGATCGCGGACGAGGCTCATCGCAGCCAGTACGGTTTTCAGGCGGAAATGGCTGTCGGTGACGATGAAGCAGCGATCAAATACGGTTATGCCAAATATATGAGGGATGCATTACCGAATGCGTCCTATATCGGGTTCACGGGCACACCGGTTGAGCTGACGGACAAAAATACGCCTGCCGTCTTCGGGGACTACATCGACATCTACGATATGACCCGTGCGGTAGAAGACGGAACGACGGTCAAAATCTACTACGAAAGCCGAATTGCCCGCCTGGAGCTGGCGGAGTCGGAAAAACCGGTCATCGACAGTGAGTATGAGGAGATTACGGAGTATCAGGAGTATACGCAGCGGGAGCGGTTGAAGTCTCGTTGGGCCCGTCTGGAAGCATTGGCCGGTGCGGAAAAAAGGGTTAAAAAGGTGGCCCGGGATGTCGTCGACCATTTTGAACAGCGGCAGAATGCCGGTTTTGGCAAAGCGATGATCGTCGTCATGTCACGCCGGATCGCGATCGATATGTACAAGGCGATTGTGGCACTGCGGCCGGACTGGCATAGCGACGATGATAACGAGGGAAAAATCAAAATTGTCATGACGGGAAGCTCCAGCGACCCGGCGGAATGGCAACCGTACATCGGCAATAAGCGCCGCCGGGAGCATCTGGCGAAACGGATGAAGGATGTGAACGACCCTCTGCAGATCGTCATCGTCCGTGATATGTGGCTGACTGGCTTTGACGTGCCGAGCATGAACACCATGTATATCGACAAGCCGATGAAGGGGCACAATCTGATGCAGGCGATTGCTCGTGTAAATCGGGTGTTCCGCGACAAGCCGGGCGGGCTGATCGTCGATTATATCGGAATTGCCGACATGCTGAAATCAGCGCTGCAGCAATATACCGAAAACGACCGCAAAACGGCGGGCATCGACACAGATCAGGCCGTTGACTACATGATGGAGAGACTGCAACTGATACGCGAACTCTTGCATGGGTATGACTACAGCAAGTTTGCCTCGGAAAAATCGTCCGAACGGATGAAGGCGATTGTCGAGACTGTTGACTATGTTCTGGGTCTGGGTGATGAGCGAAAACGGAATTTTCTCAACTGGACTACCGAACTGGCAAGAGCATACTCCCTGTGTGCCACCACCGCCTCCGCAGAACAAGTCCATGTGGAAATCAGTTTTTTCAAAGCGGTGAAATCGGGAATTGTCAAACTGATTACCACGGAGAACAAAAAGAAAACCACAAACGAACTGGATGCCGAGTTGAACCAGCTGATCTCCAAGTCTATCGTTTCCGATGAAGTGGTCGATATTCTAGAAGCGGTCGGTCTGCAAAAACCGAACATCGCGATTTTGTCGGATGAATTTTTGGAGCATGTCCGCGGCTTGAAACAGAAGAACCTGGCGGTCGAGTTGCTGCGGAGGCTGCTACAGGGCAAAGTGAAGGCGGTATCGCGGACAAGTCTGGTTCAGTCCCGGAAGTTTTCTGAGATGCTCGAAGAAGCCGTCCGCAAATACAATAACCGTACAATCGAAACCACACAGATCATCGAAGAACTTATCCAGATGGCCAAGGACATGAATGCTGCCATGAAACGCGGCGAAGATCTCGGTTTGATCAAGGAAGAACTGGCCTTCTATGACGCACTGTCATCCAATGAATCGGCGAAAGAATTGATGGGCGATATCATGTTGAAGCAGATCGCTCATGAGCTGACCCTGGCAATCAAGAAGAACATCAAGGTCGACTGGACGCTGCGAGAAAATGTGCGTGCGCAAATGAGGGTTACGGTGAAGAAGCTGCTGAAAAAGTACGGCTATCCACCGGACCTGGAGCAAATGGCGATCGATTTGGTGCTGCAGCAGGCGGAGTTGATGGCGCAGGCAGAGGCAGCGGAATTGTAA
- a CDS encoding DEAD/DEAH box helicase, whose protein sequence is MATTNDHWRLSGVRYDKNELIHMHVESIQNSNNKPVLLVFKGFQYDFFKGVKLEKLLSLPLSIDITELDNSKAALLPEIFQKIGSIKDQATWCTFEEYLVLGEEILSLYFTIVILVNNIYFKTFPLLYKIPENLRILNTYFQEDVERNDPEQDPIYDVFQKYYGDLKLIDSEWYIVYADDVKAENFYPIPSISLKENKLAEGDNAAIELSDDEDEFLMLTQSLLSNNLSNKNILISVTGDIHAFSHRYHERLLVLQVLCSHFEFVLVTKTTKSDTVRNESEYLDILKKYWGYHSFRELKMYRDIHDPEFKKETVTIPQSQIIDDIVKQALAANRGETYKDIFVTSPTGAGKSVMFQVPAIYLAEKYKLMTIVISPLIGLMTDQVQGLVNRNVAFSATINSEITPVQKLDIMEKIKSGEISILYISPETLLSRSDITQLIGDRTVGLFIIDEAHIVTTWGKAFRSDYWYLGSYLQRLRKEEKNKRKMQFPIATFTATAIYGGMEDMYAETRDSLNLINPISYFGYIKRDDIDVRIKQKEQTKERFSEYLVEKFKILTYRLEQFLSKEQKTLVYFPTVGLINQYIEFAKIYGSERLQKHLTSYYGPLDKERKHSNYLRFRNNEALIMLATKAFGMGIDIPDITNVYHFAPTGNVCDYVQEIGRAARALEQGYAYFDFLPKDFVHVNRLHGISTIRKQQLVQVMNKVLQLLEKDKNRTNIRHLLVNAEEFRYIFQQGSNSDLHDDIDNKLKTALLIIEKDFKAKMGYSPIIARPRSVFSREYFMVQKEYEPTLIKQYGNYFRKIAKVGKESFGDIYSCDMKGLWEGRYHSLSFPQFKYKFHSKDESLKLDFLEYLLPVLQIEISLKALNLNRFFTELHLQLERTADILGSYAKKRNYFSIDDVAKDLRKVVGGDKYFCENLASILVYSADNYDRIMRKHSNFYNRFITYNEAKDLYTIQNSGYAGFVDWIRVEMKHLLSKPHNTGENENDFKIFLPKVNRQKIEKTFILLGILEALGLLIYRVNGGDNPEIFMRINSKLQIERSLQDPNKYKNYILENVHLRHETSVAMLTYLFKNQVDNRTFWEHIENYFLGKIPDEVLAEVR, encoded by the coding sequence AGGTTGAGCGGAGTGAGATATGACAAAAATGAATTAATTCATATGCATGTGGAATCAATACAGAATTCCAACAATAAGCCGGTTCTTCTTGTATTTAAAGGCTTTCAATATGACTTTTTTAAAGGAGTAAAACTTGAAAAATTACTTTCTCTTCCGTTATCAATCGATATTACGGAACTTGATAACTCAAAAGCAGCTTTGCTCCCGGAGATTTTTCAAAAGATCGGTTCCATTAAAGATCAGGCGACTTGGTGTACATTTGAAGAGTATCTTGTATTAGGAGAAGAAATTCTCTCCCTTTATTTCACCATCGTAATTTTAGTAAACAACATTTATTTTAAAACTTTTCCACTATTGTATAAAATTCCAGAAAATCTAAGGATATTGAACACATACTTTCAAGAAGATGTCGAGAGAAACGACCCGGAACAAGACCCGATCTACGATGTATTTCAAAAATACTATGGAGATTTGAAATTAATTGATTCGGAATGGTATATCGTGTATGCGGATGACGTAAAGGCAGAAAATTTTTATCCCATTCCTTCAATTTCCTTAAAGGAGAACAAATTAGCTGAAGGCGATAATGCAGCTATAGAATTATCGGATGATGAGGACGAGTTTCTTATGCTTACCCAAAGTCTTCTATCCAATAATCTTTCAAACAAGAACATACTTATTTCGGTTACCGGGGACATACATGCATTTTCCCATCGTTACCATGAACGTTTGTTAGTCCTACAAGTTTTATGCAGTCATTTTGAATTTGTTCTGGTAACAAAAACGACTAAGTCAGATACAGTGCGAAATGAGTCTGAATATCTCGATATTTTAAAGAAATATTGGGGTTATCACAGTTTTAGAGAATTAAAAATGTACCGAGATATTCATGATCCCGAATTTAAGAAAGAGACCGTTACGATTCCTCAAAGTCAAATCATTGATGATATTGTAAAGCAAGCGTTGGCGGCAAACCGAGGAGAAACCTATAAAGACATTTTTGTTACTTCTCCAACGGGCGCAGGAAAATCTGTGATGTTTCAAGTGCCGGCTATTTATTTGGCCGAAAAATATAAACTAATGACCATTGTCATTTCCCCGCTCATTGGTCTTATGACAGATCAAGTCCAAGGGTTGGTTAACCGGAATGTGGCTTTCTCGGCAACGATCAATTCCGAAATTACACCTGTTCAGAAATTAGATATCATGGAGAAGATAAAGTCTGGGGAAATATCCATACTGTATATCTCACCGGAGACATTATTAAGTCGTTCTGATATTACACAGTTAATCGGAGATCGTACCGTAGGATTGTTTATTATTGACGAGGCCCATATTGTTACGACCTGGGGAAAAGCATTTCGGTCCGATTACTGGTACTTGGGCAGTTATTTGCAGCGTTTACGCAAAGAAGAAAAAAACAAACGGAAAATGCAATTTCCTATTGCAACATTTACAGCTACTGCCATATATGGCGGAATGGAAGATATGTATGCGGAAACTCGGGATAGCCTTAATTTGATTAATCCGATCAGTTATTTTGGATATATCAAAAGGGATGATATTGACGTTCGCATTAAACAAAAAGAACAAACGAAGGAACGCTTCAGCGAATATCTAGTGGAAAAGTTTAAAATTTTAACGTACAGGCTCGAGCAGTTCTTATCAAAGGAACAAAAGACGCTGGTTTATTTCCCAACGGTTGGTTTAATTAATCAATACATCGAATTTGCAAAAATCTACGGGAGCGAGCGTTTACAAAAACATCTCACCTCCTATTATGGGCCCTTGGATAAGGAACGCAAACATTCAAATTACTTGCGCTTTCGGAATAACGAAGCACTGATTATGCTTGCTACAAAGGCGTTTGGTATGGGGATTGATATACCGGATATTACAAATGTATACCACTTTGCTCCAACGGGAAATGTTTGTGACTATGTTCAGGAGATTGGCCGGGCAGCTCGTGCTTTGGAGCAGGGCTACGCATATTTTGATTTTTTACCCAAGGATTTTGTACATGTGAACAGGCTGCATGGTATATCGACTATCCGGAAACAACAGTTGGTCCAAGTAATGAATAAGGTTCTTCAACTGCTCGAAAAAGATAAGAATCGTACTAATATTCGTCATTTGTTAGTGAATGCTGAAGAGTTTCGTTATATCTTTCAGCAAGGTTCTAATTCCGATCTACATGATGATATTGATAACAAACTAAAAACGGCGTTATTGATCATTGAAAAGGATTTTAAAGCAAAAATGGGTTACTCCCCGATCATTGCGCGACCACGAAGTGTATTTTCCAGAGAATATTTCATGGTTCAAAAAGAATATGAGCCTACTCTGATAAAACAATATGGTAATTATTTCAGGAAAATTGCTAAGGTTGGCAAAGAATCGTTTGGGGATATTTATTCATGTGACATGAAGGGACTGTGGGAAGGGCGATACCATAGTCTCTCCTTTCCACAATTTAAGTACAAGTTCCATTCAAAGGATGAAAGTTTAAAATTAGATTTCCTTGAATACTTGCTGCCAGTATTACAAATAGAGATTTCCTTAAAAGCACTTAATCTGAATCGATTTTTTACGGAACTTCATTTACAACTTGAAAGGACTGCAGATATACTAGGATCTTATGCAAAAAAACGAAATTACTTTTCCATTGACGATGTTGCTAAAGATTTACGTAAGGTAGTGGGTGGTGACAAATATTTTTGTGAGAATTTAGCATCAATTTTAGTCTACAGTGCAGATAACTACGATCGGATCATGCGGAAACACTCTAACTTCTACAATCGTTTCATTACTTATAATGAGGCTAAGGATCTATATACAATCCAAAATAGTGGTTATGCGGGATTTGTTGATTGGATTCGAGTAGAAATGAAGCACCTGTTAAGTAAACCCCATAACACAGGTGAAAATGAAAATGATTTTAAAATATTTTTACCTAAGGTGAACCGTCAAAAAATAGAAAAAACGTTTATTTTACTGGGGATACTTGAGGCTCTGGGGTTACTTATCTATCGTGTAAATGGGGGAGATAATCCGGAAATATTTATGCGCATTAACTCAAAGCTACAGATTGAACGAAGCTTGCAGGATCCTAATAAATATAAAAACTATATCCTGGAGAATGTTCATTTGAGACATGAGACATCTGTCGCAATGTTGACCTATCTTTTCAAGAATCAAGTAGACAATCGTACTTTCTGGGAGCATATCGAGAATTATTTTCTAGGCAAAATTCCTGACGAGGTTTTAGCTGAGGTAAGGTAA